Below is a genomic region from Rhododendron vialii isolate Sample 1 chromosome 5a, ASM3025357v1.
aaaggttcaaaaggttcaagaatgttcaaaaaggctcatctagggttagtaGAAAGTAacaagatgaattggtagttagatCCCTCTAACAAATTGGTTAGGATCtagctatacttgccaagtagaatctctagccaagaaatataattttaaaaggctaaaattttaattatgacagatttttagaaatacaaaaggaatttttggaagcaaatccaagtattaaaataaaattcaaatttttaacgaaatttttacttactaaaaatcagggttgttacattGGTAGtctggttcctccaactagtcggttggaaactaactttactagccatgtagggcttttaatcaagaaatgaaatttaaaggactaaaatttaattatgacggttatagaaattaaaaaggaatattaaaagtaatattaagtaattaaaaagaaattctgataaataaatgaaatttttattcattaaaaattccGAGTCGTTACATATACCCCTGGATTGATAAGTGTTATGTTGGTTTGAAAGGGAGCAAACAAAATGGTCAGAGTTTTAAGACCATCTCCAATCCTTACCTATTTTATTatgcaaattcaaaatttaggcaAAACCTTCAAAAACTCCTCTCCAATGCATTAACCATTCTCTATTTTAGGATTTACCTATTTTTTTGTAGTACAACCCAAAGCCTTAACTAATTTTTGCGACGActctttggagagagagatcagGCTTGGGCGAAGTTGCTGAGCTTTGTTAGAGCTGGCCGATCGTTGTTGGAGTGAGCTGCCGACCGTTGCTGAGCTTTCTTCGTTGGAGTTGCCAGAGCTTTGTTTTGTTCGTTGGAGCTTTGTGTTGTCGGAACTTTGTTCGTCGGAGCTTTGTTTGTCGGAACTTTGTTCCACAAACAAACGGCCCAAAACTGAACCGGACTAAACCATTTAAAAACTGGACATGAACTGAACCCAAACTCCCTTCCTTGtacattctctctccctccacccAAGTTTTGTTCCGTCTCTTATTTACATTAATATAATGCTATTGATCGTCCTCCCACAGACAGTAGATATGTGCCTAATTTCCATTCCTAGAACTCGACAATGtttaaaaaatactagtaaatttgggtaaaatttgGGTATTGATATTGGAGATGGTGCTACCCAAATTggatttttggcaaaaaaaaaaaggacaaaagcTTGAGATGCTCATTCTTTGGCcttaatttaaacttaaaatgaaaattttgtctttatttgacttttttttgcatttgtaaattttgtgttaaatttttgtgagttaCTGAACGAGACgaatgagaaaaacaaaaaaattgcacttttacccaaatattttgataaataaacattttttagCATAAAAAGTGACTTTGCggtaaaaagtggttatttctcaaaatacttgggtaaaagtaaataaattttacttttccgattcctctcatcgagacaaatcaatagcTGACAAAAATTtagtgcaaaattaacaaatacaaaaaaaattcaaataagaataaaattcccattttaagtttaagttaggaaattgacttctacactaTCCTTTTTATCAcatacactcttttttttttgtctttatttggtgtgaatttactTTATCGCCccttaatgtgtaaaaaaaGTGAACTTTTGAAAGAGTAAAAAGGTAAATTTAcataaataaggacaaaaaagagagtgtatgTAATAAAAAGATGAGTGTAGAAGCCAATTCCCAATTAATGCCAAACGAATGCACGTCACATATAATTCTTTTGTCTGATCaaaaaaacataagaaaaaaaactgtaatagtccttgtagttaagtgttttggtcaatttggtccctgtagttataattggctcaatttacactctgtactttccattttgtttcaattcggtccaattactaattttcgttagtccgccgttagtcctttaaatagcaaaatcatatggcccccttttttggagttaaaacagacccgttcggctaaataagccaacttctttattttttgttcttattcaatttttttttcgtatttgttagtttttcgtcaatttttttaggggttattgcatcgtcatgacgagaagaatctaaaaagttaaaaattattatcgaaattcaattttttttgaataaagacgaaaaaaattggctttggtttatttttcaacattcctagtcagAAATCAATGCATCggccaagtgtaggaaaatgaatggaatgacaggacactattttttgtaaccacatGGGCtattaagttaggtttattgtaacctagttgagtggtttgttatgtctacgtattaggttatgacatggtaaatttggaactgagtttatataatattctgacttttggacatggttatttatcatgttgtgacttttggatctatatcatgttgtaaCTTTTTGACATGGTTTTATATGCATTTccagtactatgcagaaaaataaagcATCTCactatttgtccacaagttgaacatgtagacaatatcggtggttatgatgcctcatggctgatcatgaaaatgttgaattcgatggcaactttttgtagaaaattataaccaaatttcttctcaagtacctccttatcaatggagaatggaagaatgagctgtatTTTGGTTCAGatgtatattagggcaagaaGGGAATGAGTAACTCTATTcaactaaataagccaactggcttatttttttgtccttattcaattttttttcatatttgttagttttttgtcattttttgagaattattgcatcgtcataacaagaggaatctaaaaagtaaaaaattacgagcgaaacataatttttttgaacaaagacaaaataagccaataagtcaattttttcgtctttattcaaaaaaaattgaatttcgataataattttttactttttagattcctctcgtcatgacgatgcaataacccaaaaaaattgatgaaacattaacaaatacgaaaaaaatttcaataaggataaaaaaaaaaataagctagttagcttatttagccgaacgagtctattttaacTCCAAAAAAGGgagccatatgattttgttgtttaaaggactaacggcggactaacggaagttagtaattggaccaaattggaacaaaatgaaaaatacagagtgtaaatcgagccaattacaactaaaagaacaaaattaacATAAATACTTCACTACAGGgactatttcaattttttctccaaaaacaTACTCCTCCTTTTGTAAATTGCAAGACCCTTTGCCCCCTGTCAATCTTTCACTctccaaataataataatttgaaatTCACTTTAACACTCACGCATCCGCTCCCAAACCCGGATAATGGGACTGTAAAACCCAATTCCCCGACTCCCACTTACCCAAAAAATTCCAATCGACTGTCCAATTCTTGTCCCGCCATTCCATTGCCACACCCCAAAAGAATCCCGCCAATTCCCCCTAACTTTTCGTTTCTCGAAACCACCACTACTTATAGTACAGTACTTGCTTCAGTTCATAGTCGATCAGTACTTTACTTCGTCACcttattttagagagagagagagaggagaatggGGGAGAAGAGGATAAGGGGTCAgccccaaaaagaagaagaagaagaagagttggTGGTGGAAAAtgaggggaagaagaagaaaagtgaAGCAGTTTCAGGGTACGAGCAGTTCAGAGACCAGAGAATCAAAGAGAACATGGAGAGGTTGCAGAAACTGGGGATTTTGGACCTTTCTCGCAATCTcaagccagaacccaaaaagCGTCTCAAGAAAGACCCTTCTCAGAAAAAGCCTTCTTCAACCTCTTCTGATCCCCCCAGGCGCTCCTCTCGgtattctctcttcttctttttcccttccTGTTTGGTtcctgaaaaagaaaatgaattggACAGTACTTTTTCTTTTCGGCATCCAAACAGGTGGTTTCTTTGCGTGTTTTACTGCTAAAATTTTGAGCAAAAACTTAATTTGGTATGAAGGACTTAAATGGTAATGCGAATTTAAGCAGAAATTTGTGAAAGAGCGTCGCAATGTAGCCTTGAAAATAACTTCCAAGGGGTTAGCCTAGTGGTGGTCTAAGGCTTGAGATTTAGGGTTTGCTCCCTCTTaagtctcaggttcgaaactcTTGGGTGCTATCAACTCTGGGCATTTGTTGTGGCTTCAAGTAGGGCCCTTGCTAGTGGATGGTGAGTTTAAGGTTCCTCAAGATTAGTCGAGTTGAGCGTAATCTGGCCCGGATACtatggttataaaaaaaaaaaaaatgttgccTTGAAAAATAGAGTATTCCACAGAGTTGGGGTGAATTTTGAGTATAACCCATTTCCAAATGCGCAAGAGTAGTGGAGTGGAGATGTCTTTAGGGTTTTTTCAACTCGAAGGTAAGTTTGAATTCAGATTTGAGCGAGGAGTCCTGGGGATGCCCTTGGCCCCTTAGAGCATTGATCCTTTATCTATACTTTTACTCCCCAAACTAGGGATTTTGGACCTGTCTCGAATTCTCAAGCCagagaatgaaaatgaaaagcaaaatcttaattttctttCCCTCATTTTTCCCAGCATCCAAACAGGTAGTTTATTTTCGTGTTTCTTATTGTTTCCTAATATTTTCAGTAAAAAACTTCATTTGATATGAAGCACTTAAATGGGCACCTGAAATTTAAGCAGAAACTTGAGTAGGAGCTTTGTTAATGACAGAATAATACATTTGAAAGTCGCACTGTAGCCTTGAaatatttgagaaaaaaattagtcCCTTGGTTTGGCTAAAAATTGAGTATAACTTACTTTGATGTGCGTACGAATAAGGGAGTGGAGATGGTTTTAGGGCATTATTCCGACTCGAAGTTATGTTTGCCCATGctttttaatcaaatttgagtaaaaagttGAGTTAAAGCTTCATTTGATATTGAAGCACTCCAATGGAATTCATGTCtaagcataaatttgagtaaaagccgCATTAATGGCGCGATTGTAAATTTGAGAGACAGAAAATAGCCTTCTAAAATTTCTGATGGGCAAATTCAGATCTAAGTGAGTAAAAGCTTCGTTAATGAcatagttgtaaatttgagaGGAACAAAATAGTCTtctaaaatttgagtaaaaactcaCCTTAAAATAAGTTTGAGTCAAGGAGTGGAGTTGATTTTGAGGGGTTTTTACTCAACTTTTGAGTTTAGGTGgacaaaagagtaagggctggagatTCTATTAGGATTTGAGAGTATTTTTTTACATAGGGTGGGTTATGTAGGTTGCAGACTGTGGAGCGGGTTGTTTATGTGGAAAAACGTACTCCGAAGAAGAAGGCAAGGGAGAGCGAGGAGATAGAGATTCATATAGAAGAAGGATCAAAGCCTGAGATTTACACAGAAGAGGATATGAAGCTTTTGGGTGATTCCAAGACTGCATGGACTCTGATGGTGGATGGATATGGAGAAGATGGGGAGCGCATATATGATCCTTTTTACGGGAAATCTTGCCATCAATGCAGGTATTGAGCTTTTACTCTTGGTATTTTGTTATGGAAAACATTGTATATTTTCTTGATTCTTAAGTGGGGAGTTCTTCAAGTTTAGAATAATGTGGATATTGGATAGAGCAACTGTGACCAAAAAAGGGTAAGTAAAGATTTTATCTGCCAACTGGTGTATTGTTCTAGCTTTAGTTAATTTGTTGTGGTAGAAACAATTAAACCAAGACTGAATTCACTGCTAGCAAAAAACTCTTTGGGCTAATGGAGGTTTGCTCAGTCTCTAACTTTCGGACCCCGGAATAAGCTGACTTGTGCGTAAGGTAGCCTAGACACCCAGTTATATAGGGGAAAAAAGCAAGATTGCAGTGAAACAATAAGCAAGCTAATTTATCTTCCATTAGGATCAATTGCTAAAAAATGCCTTCTAGTTTCATCCGATGGCCTTCGTCCTAATTATGCTCGCAGTCCTTGAGCCTATCGAAactttgagttttttttaattgacaACCCATGCACCGCCTCAAGAAACTTATGACAGTGATATTTTGAGTTCAATGGGCAAACTCCACTGAAATAGAAGTGCTAAGTACAACTCATCTGTAAGGAGAATGGGTATAAGCTTGTATGATACTTGGTCATGCATCAATTGGTCTTTTCAAAGATTGGAGTAATTAAGTAGATTAGCTGGATTTGTATGGAAGTGGTTCCTCTACGAGGCAATGGCTTAACCCTCATTGGAAAAGGAATGTTcctatccattttttttgtgaGCAAACTGgtaaattaaagaaaatgatATTGTTGCACATGAAGGATCATTTATTAAGCACttaaaatgttttccttttctttatcaTGATCTACGCAACTACGCCCGTTGTGGTTTATTAGATTGTTTGAGAGTAATACTCTTTGATATCTTAAGCAAGGATCATTAGTTACTGAATGTGCGGTCATTACTTGCGCGCGATGTCAGTGGTGTCTTTTATCTTCATATATTTCTTTTAAGTTAATGGAGAAGCTTAAGATCTGAAAACTGGGCTCTATGCCTCAATCGTTCTGATCTCAGAACCCTGTTCTTTGATTGCCATTGATGATTTGCTACTGTATCACATACTGTTTGTATTATTCCTTTCTACATACGAGATAGGTTCTGTTTCCTATCAAGTATAAGCAGGGAATCATAACCAGTTATTTCCTGATTTCTTACAGGCAGAAAACTCTTGGTCATCGCACCAGCTGCAGTACATGCACATCAGTTCAAGGGCAGTTTTGTGGCGATTGCTTATACACCAGGTAAATTAGAAAACTTATTTTTCCTATTAAAGTCTGAGGAAACTTCTTGCTGATATCGTGAAAAATCAAATCCAAGAAGCAAATTCTTTAGGACCCATCTTCACATTTCTCATCTGAGCATGGTGCATGCATGCACAATACTTTGTGGTGCAAAAGCCTGTGGTCACTTGCAAAGGCTGTTAAGAGTCATGAAATGGTATTAGATAAGCTAAATTAAGTTGATCTGTAGATGCTCATTTAAGTACTGTGTACTGTGTTTTTATAGTAAGGAGGTAAAACAGATCAGGAGTTCGCTAATTACAAAACCTGGTTATTTTTTGGTTCAGTAGTtgtgttagtttttcatcaagtAGTAGGATGTTTCACCGTCCTGAAATCATTAATTCATTGAGCAATCCTCCAATTATCGCCTAAAATTATGGAAAAGCCAGGATACTTGTTTATAAAATTAAACTTTGACTCACTTTGGATGGCGGAAATCTTGAGTAATAGGAATGTGATTCCAAATGATATATTCAACGAGGAATCACCTAAGCAGACTAAGTGGAAATATGATCCCTTCTTTAACCCATGGTAATCTTGGATTATTGGCTCAATCTATatgaaaaagaaatggagaCTCAAGTAAATGTTTCCTGAACGAGATTACCTAAGTAATCCAAACACTGAAATGGAGTTACTGCAAGTATTAAGTTCCAAGAAATTTGATTGTGGGTAATCATATTCCTCTATCTCTTCAAGATTCCGGTCGTCCAAACATAGCAAAAAGGGATAATATGAAGGCATTTTGAAGCATGTTATGTTACTTGTCCAAGATGGCCCTAGAAATGCCACACCTGGTGTAGAACTATTAAACTGTATTCAGTTTCTACCACTTTACAGATATGGGGAAAATATTTTGGAAGCAAACCAAAATCCAAGTTGGATTTGCCCTGTATGTCGAGGAATTTGTAACTGCAGCCGTTGTAGACGGGCAAAAGGATGGGCACCTACTTCTTCTCTCTACAAAAAGGTAAATTTGTTGAGCTTGTATAGTTGTATTTCTCTATCATATAATGCTTTGCCCGCATTTGCTCCTCACTGGGTCAAAACTCTCTTTGTTATTGGATTCCTAATGGAAGCAACTTGGATGGTAAAATAGTGAGTCAATATATGCCTGTGTCTGTTCTAGTTGATGATAGTATTCCCTTTCAGGGCTGTGTGGTCTGGATGTCTAACAGGAGACAACAGGCCTTGTGGTAGAGGAGGTAGGCccttaagagcatctccattggAGATTTTAAAAATGTGTGGTACATGGTGAAAAGTGGGACTAGATTTTGTGTCAAGTGTTTTGTTAGTCTTACAGAGTGAATGGATGCTCCATCAGATGTGTTGAAGTGCATGTTAAAGTGGTAAAGATGATAAACAGTTTAAAGGCACATTGCCCTCATCCCCACTGTTCTTGTGGTGCTAATTGTGAATATCAGTATCTGACAATCCTGATTGAATGTCCAATGGAGCATgtttttgattttgaagttcCGAATCAGAATTTTACTGAAAAAAACTAGTAGAAAATACCATGGCAAGTTCTGATTGTATCACTTAAAGCAAATTGCCCATGAAGGCGgcttattatttaaaaagataCTGTTACATCATTCTGGGGTCCAGAATCCTGTCTAAAAACTGTCAATTATCCTTTTCGAGCATAATAAGAGGAGTGTGTGCAACTGACTATTCATTTTTCCAGGTCACAAAAATTGGCTTCAAGTCTGTGGCACATTATCTCATTCAAACTCGTCAGTTTCGGCCAAAGCAGGAAGAACCTTCTGCTGAAGGTTCCATTCCTGGGGATAAATCACCCTCTTTCGACATAGAAGCAAAGTCGCCATTGCACGCTGAGGCTCTTGACTTGCCTAGCAGTCCCGAGGAAATCCCAGACCCGAAATCTGAGGAGGGCAACAATGTCAAAGAGGACTACAGCGATGATGAGTATCAAGAGGAGAGTGACAAACACGATAGCAGTGATGAGGAGAGTGACCACGAGAGTGGAGATGATTGACTTGGCGAATTAGAGGTTTTGAAGACGTGCATCTTTTTTGGCTAGAAAGAATTGCTAATAGCTGCTGTGTGTATGCAGAAGCAACCGGCTTAGAGTAATATTTTTGTAACGGTATGAACTATTTCTGGATTCATAGCAGGATAGCATACTATTGCATGGTGAAAAAAATCTTGTATGATTATTTTGCTTCACCGAAACCTGCCTCGGGTAAAGTTAGAAATATGGTCAATGTAATCAAATGATCTTCATTTGTGCTAGTTCCGAGCCTTTACATTCGCTCGTGTGTTAATAGCTTTGTTTCCAGTTTCCTCATCTGCACATAACCATTCTAAAGCAAGTTCCTCGTGACGAAGAGAAAGCTagcactcttttttcttttctttttttactccATTCgtctcaaaatgtttgtccggtttttaaaacgaaaactaaaaaaaatgcatttcttttaagaaaaaattcaaactttttttcataaaagagGCCTcatttgataacagtgatagatggatgagattcgtaaggagatgagaatAAGATTAGGATTGGTAATAAGAatggattggtaatgagaagggattgataatgagtatgtttgtatGGGATTCGATGATGCgattattaatattatgtttgtttgagatgtgattaaatgatgagattggattgatagaaaaGATTGGTAATGATAATGAATTGATAATGAGGAGAGGTTAGAGCAATCCTCAATGgtactaatcaaaatcaataatcaaaatgtgtcacgtcagcatttgattatccatttaatctataatcaaacttaacaacatctacctccacattggttatttttgtatctctaaccaaaaaaaaacctcacaatacacaatgcacatttgtccaatcgcaaacgagttttaatcacgtacccgaccacaccaaattattcgtcttgatgagacgattccaatatgAGGTGTTTTtaagttattgagttttgaatttaattgttgagtttggttattggtaaaagttgttaagtttggtcatggaattggtggaatttggttatttactaaaaaacTTGTGactttggttattacaatgtggggtgttttttgagcattgttgttaaatttgcttattcacatccatttgcttattacaatgcgaATGCTCTTAGGATGAGAC
It encodes:
- the LOC131325685 gene encoding uncharacterized protein LOC131325685 isoform X1; this encodes MGEKRIRGQPQKEEEEEELVVENEGKKKKSEAVSGYEQFRDQRIKENMERLQKLGILDLSRNLKPEPKKRLKKDPSQKKPSSTSSDPPRRSSRLQTVERVVYVEKRTPKKKARESEEIEIHIEEGSKPEIYTEEDMKLLGDSKTAWTLMVDGYGEDGERIYDPFYGKSCHQCRQKTLGHRTSCSTCTSVQGQFCGDCLYTRYGENILEANQNPSWICPVCRGICNCSRCRRAKGWAPTSSLYKKVTKIGFKSVAHYLIQTRQFRPKQEEPSAEGSIPGDKSPSFDIEAKSPLHAEALDLPSSPEEIPDPKSEEGNNVKEDYSDDEYQEESDKHDSSDEESDHESGDD
- the LOC131325685 gene encoding uncharacterized protein LOC131325685 isoform X2; the protein is MGEKRIRGQPQKEEEEEELVVENEGKKKKSEAVSGYEQFRDQRIKENMERLQKLGILDLSRNLKPEPKKRLKKDPSQKKPSSTSSDPPRRSSRLQTVERVVYVEKRTPKKKARESEEIEIHIEEGSKPEIYTEEDMKLLGDSKTAWTLMVDGYGEDGERIYDPFYGKSCHQCRQKTLGHRTSCSTCTSVQGQFCGDCLYTSFYHFTDMGKIFWKQTKIQVGFALYVEEFVTAAVVDGQKDGHLLLLSTKRSQKLASSLWHIISFKLVSFGQSRKNLLLKVPFLGINHPLST